The Synergistales bacterium genomic sequence ATGGCGCAGCAGAGCGCCGAGGAGCGGGTGAAATCGGCGGAACATCAGGCGTACACCATCGTCGAGGAGGCCCAGTCCAGAGCGGAACGGCTGGTGACGGAGGCCCAGTCCAAGGCCGAACAGCTGGCCGGCAACGCCGAATCCCGTGTCGAATCGGCCCACTCCGAGATCGCCCGACTCGATCAGATCAAAAAGCAGATGATCGCCGAGCTGCGGGGATTCCACTCCCGTCTCGGCTCCATCCTCGATGCCGAGCAGAGCGAGGGCGGTGCGGCCCGGCAGAGGGACCAGGTAGCGGCAGGTGAACAGGGCTGACCCGGAAGGACCTGCACCCCACCAGCGGGGTGCAGTACCTCAGAGGGGTGGGGCCCAAAAAGGCGGGGCTATTGCGGCAGCTGGGTGTCGAAACAGTGGAGGACTTCCTCTTTTTCTTCCCCCGGCGCTACGAAGACCGCCGCAATGTCCTCACACCGGCGGAGCTGCAGCCCGGCGAGGGCCGGACCGTGGCCGCCCGGGTGCTCTCCCTGGAGAAGCGTCCCGTCAAGCAGGGGAAGCTCGACCTGATCAGGGTGCTGCTCACCGGCCCGGGTGGCGAGGGGCGGGCCGTGGCGGTCTGGTTCAACAGGAAGGGGCTCGAACGGCTCCTGGCGCCCTCCACGCTGCTGCTGCTCCACGGCAAGGCGGAGGTGCGCTACGGCGAGCTCCAGCTGTCCAGTCCCGACTTCGAGATCTGTGAAGAGGACCCCCGCAGACGGGGGGCCATCGTCCCCGTCTACGCCTCCAGCGGCTCCCTGACGCAGAAGTGGTTCCGGGATCGTATCGGCGAGCTTCTGAAGCGAACCCCCGAGCTGCTCGAGGAATACCTGCCCCGGGACATCCTGCAGCGCCACCGCCTCCCCCCCTTGAGGGAGGCGCTTTCCACCATGCACTTCCCCCCCGACGAGAAGGCCTGGCGCCGTGCGCGCAAACGATTCGCCCTGGAGGAGCTGCTCTTTCTGCAGACCGCCTTCGCCCTCCGGCGGAAGCGTCTCCCCCGGCAGGTGGACGCCCAGGCGCTCCCGCTGCAGGGACCGCTGGTGACGTCCTTTCTCGAATCGCTCCCCTTCGCGCTCACCGAGGCGCAACAGCGCGTGCTCCGGGAGATCGGGGCGGAACTCTCCGGGACCGTGCCCATGAACAGGCTGCTGCAGGGGGACGTGGGGTCCGGCAAGACGGTGGTGGCCCTGATCGCCATGCTCACCGCCCTGGACGCCGGCAAACAGGCCGCGCTGATGGTCCCCACGGAGGTGCTGGCGCAGCAGCACGAAGGGAAGATCCGGGAGTTCCTCGAACCCCTGGGCGTTGCCCCCGTGCTGCTGACCGGATCGCTCCGGCCCGCCGAGCGGGAGGCCCGGCGCGAGGCCATCGCCGCCGGGGAGGCCCGACTGGTTGTGGGGACCCACGCGCTGATCACCGACGGGCTCTCCTTCGCCGATCTGGCGGTCGCCGTGGTGGACGAGCAGCACCGTTTCGGCGTGCGGCAGCGGATGGAGCTCTCCGGCAAGGGACAGGCGCCGCACGTGCTGGTCATGACGGCCACGCCCATCCCGCGCACCCTGGTCCTCGGCGTCTACGGGGATCTCTCCGTCTCGGTCATCGACAGCCTGCCGCCGGGGCGGAAGCCGGTGGGCACCTGGTGGATCCCCGAGGAGCGGCGCGGCGAGCTGCTCGACTTCGTCCGGCGCGAGGCCGCGGCGGGGCGGCGGATCTTCTGGGTCTGCCCCCTCGTGGAGGAGAGCGAGCAGCTGGAGGCCGCCGCCGCCACGGCCAAGTACGAAGAACTCGGCGAGCAGCTTGACGGGGTGCGCTGCTCCCTCCTCCACGGCAGGATGGGGAGCGAGGCGAAGGCCTCGGTCATGGAACACCTCGCCGCCGGCGAGATCGATCTGGTGGTGAGCACCACCGTCATCGAAGTAGGGGTAGACGTCCCGGAGGCCACGGTGATGGTCGTCGAGGACGCCCACCGCTTCGGCCTGGCCCAGCTCCACCAGCTGCGGGGGCGGATCGGACGGGGGGACCGTCAGGGCTACTGCTTTCTGCTGGGTGTGCCCCCCACCGGGGAGGGGAAACGGCGGATCAGGGCCATGTGTTCCACCACCGACGGATTCGCCCTGGCCGAGGAGGATCTCCGTCTGCGTGGCCCCGGCGAGGTCTGCGGCATCCGGCAGCACGGCCTGACGGATTTCCGGGTGGCCGATCTGGTGCGCGACGCCGGGCTGCTCCAGCTGGCCCGCGAAGAGGCCGAGGCCCTGGTGGAGAGCGGTCTCCAGGACTACCCCGACTTCCGCTCCCGGATGGCGTGGTTTGTCGGCGAACGCCTCGGCCTTGCCGTAACAGGATAGTTGCACTTGTGGAAAGAAACCGGAATCGGTACAATAACGGCATAGTTCTGGAGACAGGACCGCCCCGGAAACGGGGAAGCACCGTACATTGACAACCCCATAAGGAGTGTGGCACATATGACGATTATCGTTGCTGTAATTGGGGTGGCTCTCGGTGTCGCCGGGGGATACCTCTTCCACAAGATGCTGGTCGAAAAAGGCGTCGCCGATGCCCCCAAACGAGCCGAGGAGATCATCAGGGAAGCCGAAGAGAGCGCGGAACGGCAGAAACGGGATATCCTCAACGAGGCCCGGGAGGAAACGCTGCGGCTGCGGGACGATACGGAAAAGGAAGTGAAGGAACGCCGTAACGAACTGCAGCGGGCGGAACGGAGGCTCGAGCAGAAAGAGGAGAACCTCGACAGAAAGCTCGAAGCCCATCAGCGGCGGGAGGAAGAGCTCAAGGACGAGCAGCGGCAGGTGCAACAGCGGCTCATGGAGGTGGAGGAGACCAAGCAGCAGCAGCTGGTCCGCCTCGAGGAGATCGCCGGGATGAACCGCGAGGAGGCCAAGGCCCATCTCCTCAAGCAGGTGGAGCAGGAGGCGGAACACATCATCGGCCTCAGGCTCAAGGAGATGGAAGAGCAGGCCGCCCGGGACGCCTCACGGAAGTCCAGGGACATCGTGGCCCAGGCCATACAGCGCT encodes the following:
- the recG gene encoding ATP-dependent DNA helicase RecG, with protein sequence MTRKDLHPTSGVQYLRGVGPKKAGLLRQLGVETVEDFLFFFPRRYEDRRNVLTPAELQPGEGRTVAARVLSLEKRPVKQGKLDLIRVLLTGPGGEGRAVAVWFNRKGLERLLAPSTLLLLHGKAEVRYGELQLSSPDFEICEEDPRRRGAIVPVYASSGSLTQKWFRDRIGELLKRTPELLEEYLPRDILQRHRLPPLREALSTMHFPPDEKAWRRARKRFALEELLFLQTAFALRRKRLPRQVDAQALPLQGPLVTSFLESLPFALTEAQQRVLREIGAELSGTVPMNRLLQGDVGSGKTVVALIAMLTALDAGKQAALMVPTEVLAQQHEGKIREFLEPLGVAPVLLTGSLRPAEREARREAIAAGEARLVVGTHALITDGLSFADLAVAVVDEQHRFGVRQRMELSGKGQAPHVLVMTATPIPRTLVLGVYGDLSVSVIDSLPPGRKPVGTWWIPEERRGELLDFVRREAAAGRRIFWVCPLVEESEQLEAAAATAKYEELGEQLDGVRCSLLHGRMGSEAKASVMEHLAAGEIDLVVSTTVIEVGVDVPEATVMVVEDAHRFGLAQLHQLRGRIGRGDRQGYCFLLGVPPTGEGKRRIRAMCSTTDGFALAEEDLRLRGPGEVCGIRQHGLTDFRVADLVRDAGLLQLAREEAEALVESGLQDYPDFRSRMAWFVGERLGLAVTG